From the Acidiferrobacterales bacterium genome, one window contains:
- a CDS encoding FAD-binding protein, with translation MSVLVLIEHDNSEVKSSTLNTVTAATQLGSDIHGLVVGYDCADVVSTASKIGGISKIVSVDSPEYQFGLVENVAPVVKEIASGYSHVLAPASTFGKNLLPRVAAMLDVQQISDISEIVSEDTYIRPIYAGNALAKVQSTDAVKLITIRTTTFDPAAEDSGSSAPVEQLSAQGDEQLSNFIKHDLTRSERPELTTASIVISGGRGMQSGENFIMLEQVADKLGAAVGASRAAVDAGYVPNDYQVGQTGKVVAPDLYLAVGISGAIQHLAGMKDSKVIVAINKDEEAPIFQVADFGWVADLFTAIPELESALE, from the coding sequence ATGAGCGTATTGGTACTGATTGAACACGATAACAGTGAAGTCAAGTCGTCGACACTGAATACAGTAACAGCTGCGACCCAACTCGGGAGCGACATTCATGGACTGGTAGTTGGATACGATTGTGCCGACGTCGTTTCCACAGCCTCAAAAATCGGCGGAATTTCGAAGATTGTGTCGGTGGATTCCCCCGAGTATCAATTCGGCCTGGTGGAAAACGTCGCGCCGGTAGTCAAGGAGATTGCATCGGGATATTCACATGTGTTGGCGCCGGCATCGACGTTTGGGAAGAATCTCCTGCCAAGAGTGGCCGCGATGCTGGATGTTCAGCAGATTTCTGACATCAGCGAAATTGTCTCGGAAGATACATACATCAGACCGATATATGCCGGAAACGCGTTGGCCAAAGTGCAGTCAACCGACGCGGTGAAACTGATCACAATTCGTACCACCACATTTGATCCAGCTGCGGAAGACAGCGGATCGTCGGCACCGGTTGAGCAATTGTCTGCGCAAGGCGATGAGCAGTTGTCTAATTTCATCAAGCATGACTTGACCCGAAGCGAACGGCCCGAATTGACGACCGCAAGCATCGTCATCTCTGGTGGTCGTGGAATGCAAAGCGGGGAGAATTTCATCATGCTTGAGCAGGTGGCGGACAAACTTGGTGCGGCGGTCGGCGCGTCGCGGGCTGCAGTCGATGCCGGATATGTACCGAACGATTACCAGGTGGGTCAGACCGGGAAAGTTGTTGCGCCTGATCTGTACCTGGCTGTCGGTATCTCAGGAGCGATTCAACATCTCGCTGGTATGAAGGACTCAAAGGTCATTGTCGCAATCAACAAGGATGAAGAAGCACCGATTTTTCAGGTTGCGGATTTTGGCTGGGTAGCCGATCTGTTTACCGCGATTCCTGAGTTGGAATCTGCACTGGAGTAA
- the aceK gene encoding bifunctional isocitrate dehydrogenase kinase/phosphatase has protein sequence MPKTTKPIELFPSVRRTEAVAPPEREFRQSKRAKKISRTILRGFERHFTLFQEITAGAQERFEMAAWGEVREAARRRIHFYDKRIQETITAVRSEFEIDELDEPLWEQVKIRYIHLLLEHRQPELAESYYNSVFCKLFDRRYYKNTHIFVRSSVSTEYLQADKPIYRSYYPSTSGLQNTIADILTGLKFNLPYENLTRDVRNILRHLGSVLPREQRSIALNYQIDVLSSLFFRNKAAYLIGRVINDYRTTPFIVPILNNENGALYVDALLLNPADLDAVFGFSRAYFMVETQVPSATVRFLMNILPEKSKADLYSAIGFHKQGKTAFYRDFLHHLQHSNDKFVEAPGTRGMVMMVFTLPSYRYVFKLIKDAFEPPKKLSRSTVIEKYHLVKQHDRVGRLADTLEYSDVALPRSRFSDELLDILQETCARSIVLDGDLVVLKHVYIEHRMIPLNLLLQDIEKEEEALYFARGYGDAIKEMAAANIFPGDMLLKNFGVTRNNRVVFYDYDEIRYLSELKFRKIPPARNAEDEMSTTPWFSVGEDDVFPEEFEKYFLLNRVIGEHFREAHGDLMTVEFWREKQQLIRDGVLEDVYPYRRSIRFPRGARSGKD, from the coding sequence ATGCCAAAAACTACCAAACCGATTGAGCTGTTCCCCAGCGTTCGGAGAACGGAGGCGGTTGCGCCGCCGGAACGGGAATTCCGTCAGTCGAAACGTGCAAAAAAAATATCACGAACAATCCTGAGAGGATTCGAACGTCACTTCACACTTTTTCAGGAAATCACCGCCGGTGCCCAGGAACGGTTTGAGATGGCCGCCTGGGGCGAGGTCAGGGAAGCCGCCAGACGACGTATACATTTCTACGACAAGCGCATCCAGGAGACGATCACTGCTGTAAGGTCGGAATTTGAAATCGACGAGCTTGATGAACCTCTGTGGGAACAGGTGAAAATCCGATACATCCACCTTCTGCTGGAACACAGACAGCCGGAACTTGCCGAAAGTTACTATAACTCGGTATTCTGCAAGCTGTTTGATCGTCGTTACTACAAAAACACCCATATTTTTGTCCGCTCTTCAGTCTCCACGGAATACCTGCAGGCCGATAAACCGATTTATCGATCGTACTACCCATCAACCAGCGGTTTGCAAAATACGATCGCCGACATACTGACCGGACTCAAATTCAACCTGCCGTATGAGAACCTGACTCGCGATGTTCGCAACATTCTTCGACATCTTGGCAGTGTCCTGCCAAGAGAACAAAGATCAATCGCGCTGAACTATCAGATTGATGTCTTGAGTTCCTTGTTTTTCCGAAACAAAGCAGCTTATCTCATCGGCCGCGTAATCAATGATTATCGGACCACACCTTTCATTGTCCCGATTCTGAATAACGAAAACGGCGCTCTTTATGTCGATGCACTGTTACTCAACCCGGCCGACCTGGACGCTGTTTTTGGCTTTTCAAGAGCCTATTTCATGGTTGAGACACAGGTCCCGTCAGCCACAGTCAGATTTCTCATGAACATCCTGCCAGAAAAGAGTAAGGCTGACCTGTATTCCGCAATCGGGTTTCACAAACAGGGCAAGACGGCATTCTACAGGGACTTCCTGCATCATCTGCAGCATTCCAATGACAAGTTCGTTGAAGCGCCCGGTACCCGTGGTATGGTGATGATGGTCTTCACCCTGCCTTCGTATCGCTACGTCTTCAAACTCATCAAGGATGCATTTGAGCCTCCCAAGAAATTGTCGCGTTCGACAGTGATAGAAAAATATCACCTTGTCAAGCAACACGACAGGGTCGGACGGCTGGCGGACACACTTGAATACTCTGATGTTGCCTTGCCGAGAAGCAGATTCAGTGATGAGCTCCTCGACATCCTGCAGGAAACTTGCGCACGGTCCATCGTCCTCGATGGCGATCTGGTAGTCCTCAAGCATGTCTATATCGAACATCGGATGATACCGCTCAACCTATTGCTCCAGGACATCGAAAAGGAAGAGGAGGCACTGTACTTTGCCAGAGGATATGGCGATGCGATCAAGGAAATGGCCGCGGCCAACATCTTTCCGGGCGACATGCTTCTGAAAAATTTCGGGGTGACCAGAAATAACCGGGTGGTTTTCTATGACTACGACGAAATCCGATATCTGAGCGAGCTAAAGTTCCGTAAGATTCCACCGGCACGGAACGCAGAAGACGAAATGTCGACCACACCGTGGTTTTCTGTCGGGGAAGATGATGTATTTCCGGAGGAATTCGAGAAATACTTCCTGTTAAACCGCGTAATTGGTGAGCACTTCCGTGAAGCTCATGGAGACCTGATGACAGTCGAATTCTGGCGCGAAAAGCAACAGCTGATTCGAGACGGCGTGCTGGAAGATGTGTATCCCTACCGCCGGTCCATCAGATTTCCCCGCGGTGCCCGAAGCGGCAAAGATTGA
- a CDS encoding trimethylamine methyltransferase family protein, producing MSERRRSRTRGRAARIAKRANTQAEIISQIERKVPVYEVAPVETLQLIEDNADLILEEIGIEFRDDPEAIGIWKKAGASVDGERVRFDRGMLREIIKSNAPSEFVQHARNKDRTIRIAKDTVVLAPAYGPPFVRDLDTGRRYANIEDFRNFVKLAYLSPSLHHSGGTVCEPVDLPVNKRHFDMVYSHLKYSDKPFMGSVTSGERAQDTVDMAKVVFGGDFVENNTCILSLINVNSPMTFDDTMLAALKVYAGSFQGTVISPFILSGAMSPVAVVGTCTQILAEAMAGMAFAQLVRPGAPVIFGTFSSSISMQSGAPTFGTPEPSKVLYLCAALARRLNVPFRSGGGLCASKIPDAQAAYESANTLQTAMLAGVNFMLHTAGWLEGGLVMGYEKFVMDTDQAAMIQEFLSGVDTSTNGQALDAIREVGPGNHFLGCEHTQRNFENAFYRSTIADNNSFEQWEADGSLRASQRANKIWKQMLQDYQAPDLDPMVDQELLAFIDQRKGSFPDSNI from the coding sequence ATGAGTGAACGAAGAAGATCAAGAACACGCGGCCGAGCCGCGCGGATTGCAAAAAGGGCGAATACACAGGCCGAGATTATCTCCCAAATCGAACGTAAGGTTCCGGTCTATGAAGTAGCGCCCGTTGAGACCCTGCAGCTGATTGAGGACAATGCGGACCTGATTTTGGAGGAAATCGGAATTGAGTTCCGAGACGATCCTGAAGCGATCGGAATATGGAAGAAGGCAGGAGCCTCCGTTGACGGTGAGCGTGTTCGATTCGACCGTGGCATGCTTCGCGAAATCATCAAGTCGAACGCTCCGTCGGAATTTGTTCAGCACGCCAGAAACAAGGACAGGACAATCCGCATTGCCAAAGATACTGTCGTCTTGGCACCGGCCTACGGACCGCCTTTCGTGCGCGATCTTGACACAGGCCGAAGATATGCAAACATCGAGGACTTCCGGAACTTTGTCAAACTTGCATATCTTTCCCCGTCTCTTCATCATTCTGGCGGCACAGTCTGTGAACCTGTGGACCTGCCTGTCAACAAACGCCACTTCGACATGGTCTACAGTCATTTGAAATACAGCGACAAACCGTTTATGGGCTCTGTCACCAGTGGCGAACGGGCACAGGATACAGTTGACATGGCGAAAGTTGTATTCGGCGGTGACTTTGTTGAGAACAATACCTGCATCCTGTCGCTGATCAACGTGAATTCCCCGATGACATTCGACGACACCATGCTGGCTGCCCTCAAGGTCTACGCAGGAAGCTTCCAAGGTACGGTCATCTCCCCTTTCATACTGTCCGGCGCCATGTCTCCGGTCGCTGTTGTGGGCACCTGTACACAGATTCTTGCCGAAGCCATGGCGGGAATGGCCTTCGCACAGCTGGTACGGCCGGGTGCACCGGTAATTTTTGGAACGTTCAGCAGCTCAATCTCAATGCAGTCAGGCGCCCCGACCTTCGGAACACCAGAACCATCTAAAGTTCTCTATCTCTGCGCGGCTTTGGCGCGCAGGTTGAACGTACCCTTCCGGAGCGGCGGCGGCTTGTGCGCTTCAAAAATACCCGATGCCCAGGCGGCGTATGAGTCAGCCAATACGTTACAGACAGCGATGCTGGCAGGTGTCAACTTCATGTTGCACACGGCCGGTTGGCTTGAGGGCGGACTGGTGATGGGTTACGAAAAGTTTGTAATGGACACCGACCAGGCAGCTATGATTCAGGAGTTTCTAAGTGGTGTTGACACTTCCACAAACGGCCAGGCACTCGATGCTATTCGCGAAGTCGGTCCCGGGAATCACTTCCTTGGATGCGAACACACACAACGTAACTTCGAGAATGCATTCTACCGCTCGACGATCGCTGACAACAACAGCTTTGAACAGTGGGAAGCTGATGGTTCACTGAGAGCATCGCAACGGGCAAACAAGATCTGGAAGCAGATGTTGCAAGACTATCAGGCACCGGACCTGGATCCTATGGTCGATCAGGAACTGCTTGCGTTCATCGACCAGCGAAAAGGTTCGTTTCCGGATTCAAATATTTAG
- a CDS encoding electron transfer flavoprotein subunit beta/FixA family protein, producing MKVVVPVKRVIDANIKVRVRMDGSGVELNNVKMSMNPFCEIAVEESIRMKEAGKVEEIIVVAAGPQQSQETLRNGLAMGADRGILIQTDVNLEPLAIAKLLTKVVERENPGIVLMGKQAVDNDNNQTGQMLSAMLNWSLGTFVSKIDVEDDAFTVVREVDGGLETVRLSKPSVITVDLRLNEPRYASLPNIMKARKKEIEALTPDDLGVDVTPRVNVLEVTEPPARDAGVRVHSAEELIDKLKNEAKVL from the coding sequence ATGAAGGTAGTTGTTCCTGTTAAGCGCGTAATCGACGCTAACATCAAGGTCAGAGTGCGAATGGACGGCTCTGGTGTTGAACTGAATAATGTCAAAATGTCCATGAATCCCTTCTGCGAAATTGCCGTAGAAGAGTCAATTCGGATGAAGGAGGCTGGGAAGGTCGAGGAAATCATCGTAGTGGCAGCCGGCCCTCAGCAAAGTCAGGAAACTTTGAGAAACGGCTTGGCTATGGGTGCCGACCGCGGAATTCTGATTCAGACTGATGTCAATCTTGAACCGCTCGCAATCGCCAAACTGTTGACGAAGGTGGTTGAGCGTGAGAATCCCGGAATCGTGTTGATGGGCAAGCAGGCAGTGGACAACGACAACAACCAGACCGGCCAGATGCTTTCAGCCATGCTGAACTGGTCACTCGGTACGTTTGTATCAAAGATTGACGTCGAGGATGACGCGTTCACCGTCGTTCGCGAAGTAGATGGAGGCCTCGAAACCGTACGCTTGTCCAAGCCGTCGGTGATCACGGTTGACCTCAGGCTGAATGAACCCCGTTACGCTTCACTGCCGAACATCATGAAAGCGCGAAAAAAGGAAATTGAGGCGCTGACACCTGATGATCTGGGTGTCGATGTGACGCCCAGGGTGAATGTGCTGGAAGTGACTGAACCGCCTGCAAGGGATGCCGGTGTGCGTGTTCACAGTGCAGAGGAACTGATTGATAAACTGAAAAACGAAGCGAAGGTGCTGTAA
- the aceA gene encoding isocitrate lyase translates to MSQLPNGENSWQVDPAEDLKEFPAPQYAPKRWDGIKRDYGWNEVERLRGSVRIRHTLAEMGSKKLWNFLQNDKFVASLGAYTGCQAVQQVRAGLKSIYLSGWQVAADANNAGQTYPDQSLYPASSVPQVIERINNAFVRQDQIQTLEQLSGQETTDIDWFMPIVADAEAGFGGPLNVFELTKSMIKAGAAGIHYEDQLSSEKKCGHLGGKVLLSTQQGIRNLTSARLAADVMGVPTVIIARTDAEAARLLLSDVDERDHPYITSERTAEGFFRITGGIDMCIARGLAYAPYADLIWMETSTPNLDDAKQFADGVHAEFPGKMLAYNCSPSFNWSKHLGPDELASFQNDIAEMGYRYQFVTLASFHSVNYSSFDIARKYLQRGMQGYSDLQQAEFAAEEFGFSATRHQHEVGVSYFDAVNEATAGGNEASTVAMVDSTETAQF, encoded by the coding sequence ATGAGCCAACTGCCAAATGGTGAAAATAGCTGGCAAGTCGACCCGGCGGAAGACTTGAAGGAATTTCCAGCACCCCAATACGCACCGAAGCGCTGGGATGGAATCAAGAGAGATTATGGCTGGAACGAGGTAGAGAGACTGCGTGGTTCTGTACGCATCAGACATACGCTCGCTGAAATGGGTTCCAAAAAACTTTGGAATTTCTTGCAAAACGACAAATTTGTCGCATCTCTAGGCGCATATACGGGCTGTCAGGCTGTTCAGCAAGTCAGAGCCGGACTCAAGTCGATTTATCTTTCCGGCTGGCAGGTCGCGGCCGATGCGAACAACGCCGGGCAAACGTATCCGGATCAATCGCTTTATCCCGCCAGTTCCGTACCGCAAGTGATCGAACGAATCAATAATGCATTTGTTCGGCAGGACCAAATCCAAACCCTTGAGCAACTGAGCGGTCAGGAAACCACCGATATTGACTGGTTCATGCCAATTGTTGCAGATGCGGAAGCAGGCTTTGGCGGCCCGCTGAACGTGTTCGAGCTCACCAAGTCAATGATCAAAGCCGGTGCCGCAGGCATCCACTATGAAGATCAGCTGTCGTCTGAAAAGAAATGCGGCCACCTCGGTGGCAAAGTGCTTTTGTCAACACAACAGGGAATTCGAAATCTGACATCAGCCCGCCTCGCGGCTGATGTGATGGGCGTGCCTACTGTCATCATTGCAAGAACGGATGCCGAAGCAGCCCGATTGCTGTTGTCAGATGTTGATGAAAGAGACCATCCGTATATTACAAGCGAGCGTACCGCGGAAGGATTTTTCAGAATTACTGGCGGAATCGACATGTGCATCGCTCGCGGACTGGCGTATGCCCCTTATGCAGACCTGATCTGGATGGAAACCTCAACACCGAATCTTGATGATGCGAAGCAATTTGCTGACGGTGTTCATGCAGAGTTTCCAGGCAAGATGCTGGCGTATAACTGCTCGCCGTCGTTCAACTGGTCAAAGCACTTGGGACCGGATGAACTTGCGAGTTTTCAGAATGACATTGCAGAAATGGGATATCGATATCAATTCGTCACCCTGGCAAGTTTTCACAGTGTCAACTACTCGAGTTTTGACATTGCAAGAAAATATCTCCAGCGTGGCATGCAGGGATATTCCGATTTGCAGCAGGCGGAATTCGCCGCCGAGGAATTCGGCTTCTCAGCGACCCGTCATCAGCATGAGGTCGGAGTCAGTTATTTTGATGCGGTCAACGAGGCGACAGCCGGGGGCAATGAAGCATCCACCGTCGCAATGGTTGACTCGACAGAAACCGCCCAGTTCTGA
- a CDS encoding FAD-dependent oxidoreductase, which translates to MESYARVVVIGGGVVGVSTLYHLAKKGWRDVVLCERTELTAGSTWHAAGLLPLFNMSYAVGQLHKYSVDLYKNLEAETGQDVGFHVTGNLRLACTRDRMDEYKKYCGTANTIDVPFEMITPSEVKDLWPLVNPDGLVGALYHPDDGHIAPVDLTNALAKGARDRGASIHQQTEVTGLERTPAGEWKVITSKGDITCEHIVCATGNYSQTFSRLLGILIPAIPVQHQYIVTDVVGELKEYRESGGKELAVLRESDASYYLREERMGYILGPYEKGAPAVFADGVPSTFEKDLFPGDLDRLMPHVEAAINRVPSFETAGIKDIVNGPISYTPDGSPLVGPAWDLPNVWLNEGHSFGVTAAGGAGWQLAEWMVEGEPTIDLLAVDPRRYGDYARGPYLVTKNEEAYANVFTVHYPDEERPACRPAKTSPIHDRLAALGAVWGQRYGWERPNWFAPEGVEAVDDWSFRRSKYFEHVGNEHNNIRNNVGIIDITSFSKFQVSGEGAENYLDGLFARRLPKKPGRIQLCHALTKYGGVRSEFTVTKDADGSYYLVSSGAAERFDYSFLKKHLPADHTVRLDNLTTSHGTLVVAGPNSRKVLEKLTETDLSNDAFPWLTSQHIYVGLAPLRAMRVNFVGELGWELHHPIEYQRHIFERLMEAGAEFGIGQCGMRAMDSLRIEKSYRMWGQDLTREYTILEAGLGIFVHMDKGDFVGRDALQDQLDNGVPQEFVTVAVEGINDADPLGNEPLWDGDKMIGRATAGSYGHFLRQSLAIGYVQTGYGDIGTKLEIEILGNRYNCAVVENSPHDPNNVRLRA; encoded by the coding sequence ATGGAAAGTTATGCGAGAGTAGTTGTGATCGGCGGTGGCGTTGTCGGTGTGAGTACGCTGTATCACCTGGCAAAAAAGGGCTGGCGTGATGTTGTACTTTGTGAGCGTACGGAACTGACCGCGGGGTCAACCTGGCATGCGGCGGGGTTGTTGCCGCTATTCAACATGAGTTATGCCGTAGGGCAGCTGCACAAATATTCCGTTGATCTTTACAAGAACCTGGAGGCCGAGACGGGACAGGATGTCGGGTTTCATGTGACCGGAAATCTGCGGCTGGCGTGCACGAGAGACCGCATGGATGAGTATAAGAAATACTGCGGCACAGCCAACACCATTGACGTTCCGTTTGAGATGATTACGCCTTCTGAAGTCAAGGATCTGTGGCCGCTGGTCAATCCCGACGGTTTGGTCGGTGCTCTGTATCATCCCGATGACGGACACATTGCCCCGGTTGATCTGACCAATGCCCTGGCAAAAGGCGCGCGCGACCGCGGTGCTAGCATCCATCAGCAGACTGAGGTAACAGGATTGGAACGGACGCCCGCCGGCGAATGGAAGGTCATCACCTCTAAAGGTGACATCACCTGTGAGCATATTGTGTGTGCAACCGGCAATTACTCACAAACATTCAGTCGGTTGCTTGGGATCCTGATTCCGGCAATTCCGGTTCAGCATCAATACATCGTCACTGATGTGGTAGGCGAACTCAAGGAATATCGGGAAAGTGGTGGAAAGGAACTGGCCGTACTTCGCGAGTCTGATGCATCCTATTATCTTCGCGAGGAGAGAATGGGTTACATTCTCGGACCGTACGAGAAGGGTGCGCCGGCAGTTTTTGCAGACGGGGTGCCATCGACTTTTGAGAAGGATCTGTTTCCAGGTGATCTTGATCGTCTCATGCCCCATGTCGAGGCTGCCATCAACCGGGTTCCCTCATTTGAGACAGCCGGGATCAAGGACATTGTCAACGGACCGATTTCATACACTCCGGATGGCAGTCCGCTTGTCGGACCGGCGTGGGATCTTCCCAATGTCTGGCTGAACGAGGGTCATAGTTTCGGCGTGACGGCCGCGGGAGGCGCGGGATGGCAGCTGGCTGAATGGATGGTAGAGGGAGAACCGACGATTGACCTGCTTGCCGTTGACCCGCGCAGATACGGGGATTATGCACGCGGTCCCTATCTGGTGACGAAGAATGAAGAGGCCTATGCGAACGTGTTCACGGTTCACTATCCAGACGAGGAGCGCCCGGCATGCCGACCTGCAAAAACAAGTCCGATCCATGACAGGCTGGCGGCGCTGGGTGCAGTCTGGGGACAGCGGTACGGCTGGGAGCGACCGAATTGGTTCGCGCCCGAAGGTGTTGAAGCCGTGGATGACTGGAGTTTCCGGCGATCGAAATATTTTGAGCATGTCGGAAATGAGCATAACAACATCAGGAACAATGTGGGCATTATTGACATTACGAGCTTTTCGAAGTTTCAGGTGTCCGGAGAAGGGGCGGAAAACTATCTTGATGGACTATTCGCGAGGAGGCTTCCGAAAAAACCAGGCAGAATCCAGCTCTGCCATGCGCTGACAAAGTATGGCGGTGTAAGGAGCGAGTTTACAGTCACCAAGGATGCCGATGGTTCGTACTATCTGGTCAGTTCCGGAGCGGCCGAACGATTCGATTACAGTTTTCTTAAAAAGCATCTGCCTGCTGATCACACCGTGCGCCTGGACAACCTGACGACTTCTCACGGCACATTGGTGGTTGCGGGCCCGAATTCCCGCAAGGTGCTGGAAAAACTGACTGAGACTGATCTGTCCAATGATGCGTTTCCATGGCTTACCTCACAGCACATTTATGTTGGACTGGCACCGTTGAGAGCGATGCGGGTGAATTTCGTAGGGGAACTGGGATGGGAACTTCATCATCCCATTGAGTATCAGCGGCATATTTTTGAACGATTGATGGAAGCTGGTGCTGAGTTTGGCATCGGACAATGTGGGATGCGGGCGATGGACTCGCTTCGTATAGAGAAATCCTACCGCATGTGGGGGCAGGATCTGACGCGCGAATACACAATCCTTGAAGCTGGACTTGGCATTTTTGTCCATATGGACAAGGGCGACTTTGTCGGGCGTGATGCTTTGCAAGATCAGTTGGACAATGGTGTTCCACAGGAGTTTGTAACCGTTGCGGTCGAGGGAATCAATGATGCGGACCCGCTGGGTAACGAGCCGCTCTGGGATGGTGACAAGATGATCGGACGGGCAACGGCCGGATCGTATGGCCACTTTCTCCGACAAAGCCTTGCAATCGGTTATGTACAGACTGGATACGGCGACATCGGGACTAAATTGGAAATCGAAATTCTTGGAAACCGCTATAATTGCGCCGTGGTCGAGAACTCGCCTCACGATCCCAACAACGTGCGGCTTAGAGCGTAG